One window of the Natronomonas marina genome contains the following:
- a CDS encoding acyl-CoA dehydrogenase family protein, translating to MSFQLTAEHEAVRQAVREFGEAEIEPVAREHDESGEYPEDIRRQAADLDFVAPHIPEEYGGAGMDAVGRTIVTEELWRADPGIGSAVGSAGFGSSMILEYGDDWMKEEWLPKIADGEVASCSCISEPAHGSNVAGMETVAESDGDEYVIDGTKMWITNGTVADVAVVMAKTEPDAEPPHRGITAFLVPTDTDGFRPTKIDNKLGIRASDLAEIVLDGVRVPAENVIGELNGGFYQLMDFFASGRASVAAQAVGAAQGALDAAVEYANEREQFGQKIGEFQAIEHKIAEMATDVEAARSLTYRAASHVADGADDTAVRLASMAKLFASEHAVDVADEALQVHGGAGYVSDHPVERIYRDARITKIYEGTSEIQKNIIAERTL from the coding sequence ATGTCGTTTCAGCTCACGGCCGAACACGAGGCGGTCAGGCAGGCCGTCCGGGAGTTCGGCGAGGCCGAGATCGAACCCGTCGCCCGCGAACACGACGAATCCGGCGAGTATCCCGAGGACATCCGGCGGCAGGCCGCCGACCTGGACTTCGTCGCCCCGCACATCCCCGAGGAATACGGCGGCGCCGGCATGGACGCCGTCGGCCGCACCATCGTCACCGAGGAACTGTGGCGCGCCGACCCCGGCATCGGCTCGGCGGTCGGCAGCGCCGGCTTCGGCTCCTCGATGATCCTGGAGTACGGCGACGACTGGATGAAAGAGGAGTGGCTGCCGAAGATCGCCGACGGCGAGGTCGCCTCCTGTTCGTGCATCTCCGAGCCGGCCCACGGCTCGAACGTCGCCGGCATGGAGACGGTCGCCGAGTCCGACGGGGACGAGTACGTCATCGACGGCACCAAGATGTGGATAACCAACGGTACGGTCGCCGACGTCGCCGTCGTGATGGCCAAGACCGAGCCGGACGCCGAACCACCGCACCGCGGCATCACCGCCTTCCTCGTGCCGACCGACACCGACGGCTTCCGGCCGACGAAGATCGACAACAAGCTCGGCATTCGGGCCTCCGACCTCGCCGAGATCGTCCTCGACGGCGTTCGTGTCCCCGCCGAGAACGTCATCGGCGAGCTGAACGGGGGGTTCTACCAGCTGATGGACTTCTTCGCCTCGGGGCGGGCGAGCGTCGCCGCCCAGGCCGTCGGCGCCGCACAGGGCGCGCTCGACGCCGCCGTCGAGTACGCGAACGAACGGGAGCAGTTCGGCCAAAAGATCGGTGAGTTCCAGGCCATCGAGCACAAGATAGCCGAGATGGCGACGGACGTCGAGGCCGCCCGGTCGCTCACCTACCGGGCCGCCAGTCACGTCGCCGACGGCGCCGACGACACCGCCGTCCGGCTGGCCTCGATGGCGAAACTGTTCGCCTCAGAGCACGCCGTCGACGTCGCCGACGAGGCGCTGCAGGTCCACGGCGGCGCCGGCTACGTCTCGGATCACCCCGTCGAGCGCATCTACCGGGACGCCCGCATCACCAAGATCTACGAGGGAACGAGCGAAATCCAGAAGAACATCATCGCGGAGCGCACCCTATGA
- a CDS encoding alpha/beta fold hydrolase, with protein MSGAGSAGSAAITTHDEWQSHQRTAAVAVDGHELEVAYYEAGDPDDETLLFVHGIPTWSFLWRGVAPAFADEYYVLAPDLLGYGNSASGEGFDRSIRVQEAMLAALLDSVDAATATVVAHDIGGGAALRLAAHSPDRVDRLVLSNAVCYDSWPVEFVSTLGLPRTAGMDDEEFEGKLDFAFAEGAHGEADPAFVAGMKAPWLREGGKRALARAAVATNTNHTTEIPYDDIDADVLCLWGADDVMQPLSYGERLAEDLGGEVVELDDAYHWVVEDRTEGYREQLAAFLTERDTTEGGE; from the coding sequence ATGAGCGGCGCCGGGAGCGCCGGGTCCGCCGCCATCACGACCCACGACGAGTGGCAGTCCCACCAGCGAACTGCGGCGGTCGCCGTCGACGGCCACGAGCTGGAGGTCGCCTACTACGAGGCCGGCGACCCCGACGACGAGACGCTGCTGTTCGTCCACGGCATCCCGACGTGGTCGTTCCTGTGGCGCGGCGTCGCGCCGGCCTTCGCGGACGAGTACTACGTCCTCGCGCCGGACCTGCTGGGCTACGGCAACTCCGCGTCCGGCGAGGGTTTCGACCGCTCCATTCGCGTTCAGGAGGCGATGCTCGCCGCCCTGCTCGACTCGGTCGACGCGGCGACGGCGACGGTCGTCGCCCACGACATCGGCGGCGGCGCGGCGCTGCGGCTGGCGGCCCACAGCCCCGACCGCGTCGACCGGCTCGTCCTCTCGAACGCGGTCTGTTACGATTCCTGGCCCGTCGAGTTCGTCTCGACGCTGGGACTGCCCCGGACCGCCGGGATGGACGACGAGGAGTTCGAGGGAAAGCTCGACTTCGCGTTCGCCGAGGGCGCCCACGGCGAGGCCGACCCCGCCTTCGTCGCCGGGATGAAGGCGCCGTGGCTGCGGGAGGGCGGCAAGCGGGCGCTCGCTCGCGCCGCCGTCGCCACCAACACCAACCACACCACCGAAATCCCCTACGACGACATCGACGCCGACGTGCTCTGTCTGTGGGGCGCCGACGACGTCATGCAGCCGCTCTCCTACGGGGAGCGGCTCGCGGAGGACCTCGGTGGCGAGGTGGTCGAACTGGACGACGCCTACCACTGGGTCGTCGAGGACCGCACCGAGGGCTATCGGGAGCAGCTGGCGGCGTTTTTGACCGAAAGGGACACCACGGAGGGAGGTGAGTAG
- a CDS encoding Lrp/AsnC family transcriptional regulator: protein MDTRDDPDWEFKERDVLVLRELSRDPQLSSRDLSRILEEKYGIDVSHVTVSESIRGMREEGVFREAIIPNEEYFHFALFEFKFNPENFDEEWRPAMEFIRDSPNTLFYFLSDGEYQWKAVMMFPDRQSQSQWIHEFYKRHGQAVDNLRNSIVHNVLKFRTDPEILESLHEGDR from the coding sequence ATGGACACGAGGGACGACCCCGATTGGGAGTTCAAGGAACGGGACGTGCTGGTGCTTCGGGAACTCTCCAGGGACCCGCAGCTGTCCTCGCGGGACCTCTCGCGCATCCTCGAGGAGAAGTACGGCATCGACGTCTCCCATGTCACCGTCTCCGAGTCCATCCGAGGGATGCGCGAGGAGGGGGTCTTCCGGGAGGCCATCATCCCCAACGAGGAGTACTTCCACTTCGCGCTGTTCGAGTTCAAGTTCAACCCGGAGAACTTCGACGAGGAGTGGCGACCGGCCATGGAGTTCATCCGCGACTCGCCGAACACGCTGTTTTACTTCCTCTCGGACGGCGAGTACCAGTGGAAGGCCGTGATGATGTTCCCGGACCGGCAGTCGCAATCGCAGTGGATACACGAGTTCTACAAGCGCCACGGGCAGGCCGTCGACAACCTGCGGAACTCCATCGTCCACAACGTGTTGAAGTTCCGGACCGACCCCGAGATACTGGAGAGCCTCCACGAGGGCGACCGGTAG
- a CDS encoding CPBP family intramembrane glutamic endopeptidase yields MSPPETRSESAGGRLPAPLRAVLSALLLAVAGLGGGSLVVEAVFLAGLELSLLVETVLRVLLLQGVAFGGLSALYLQYRGLPADYVGVSVPDLEGWIHAGAGYVLALVGAFSMIFVVVFLLGLTPAQNRAAELGQQDSRVFLALLVLAVLVIGPGEELLFRGVVQSRLRETFSAPLGIGLATVIFAVAHAPALAGPTSGVALTITLLFVPALVFAVVYERTDNVVVPAVTHGAYNATLFGLAYLSVAMG; encoded by the coding sequence ATGTCCCCGCCCGAGACGCGCTCCGAGTCCGCCGGTGGACGGCTCCCCGCCCCGCTCCGGGCGGTGCTGTCGGCGCTACTCCTGGCCGTCGCCGGTCTCGGCGGCGGCAGCCTCGTCGTCGAGGCCGTCTTCCTGGCCGGGCTGGAACTGTCGCTGCTCGTCGAGACGGTCCTTCGCGTGCTCCTCCTGCAGGGGGTCGCCTTCGGCGGTCTCTCGGCGCTGTACCTCCAGTATCGTGGCCTTCCCGCCGACTACGTCGGCGTCTCCGTCCCCGACCTCGAGGGGTGGATACACGCCGGCGCCGGCTACGTGCTCGCGCTGGTCGGCGCGTTCTCGATGATATTCGTCGTCGTCTTCCTGCTCGGGCTGACGCCGGCACAGAACCGCGCCGCCGAACTCGGCCAGCAGGACTCCCGCGTCTTTCTCGCGTTGCTCGTCCTCGCCGTCCTCGTCATCGGTCCCGGCGAGGAACTGCTCTTTCGCGGCGTCGTCCAGAGCCGCCTCCGGGAGACCTTCTCGGCGCCGCTCGGTATCGGGCTGGCGACTGTCATCTTTGCCGTCGCCCACGCCCCCGCCCTGGCCGGCCCCACCTCCGGCGTCGCGCTGACGATAACGCTGCTCTTCGTCCCGGCCCTGGTGTTCGCGGTCGTCTACGAGCGGACCGACAACGTGGTCGTGCCCGCGGTCACGCACGGCGCCTACAACGCGACGCTGTTCGGACTGGCGTACCTGTCGGTCGCGATGGGATGA
- the gatA gene encoding Asp-tRNA(Asn)/Glu-tRNA(Gln) amidotransferase subunit GatA, whose translation MSHDAFITDAEIEPTGSGPLDGRTVAVKDNISTAGVRTTCGSAMLEEYVPPYDATVVERLKEAGATVVGKTNMDEFGMGTTTETSAFGPTENPAAEGRVPGGSSGGSAAAVAAGDADLALGSDTGGSVRCPAAFCGVVGIKPTYGLVSRYGLVAYANSLEQIGPLAPTVEEAAELLDVIAGDDDRDATTREPPEGLPESYADAADGDVEGLTVGVPTELLEGADEGVRETFEAALEDLRDQGVTTEEVSLPSVETAVQAYYVIAMSEASSNLARFDGVRYGPATEAEGDWNEAFAAVREAGFGEEVKRRILLGTYALSAGYHDKYYKQAQDARAWVEQDFDSAFESVDVLASPTMPVPPFEMGESLADPLQMYLADANTVPVNLANLPAVSVPAGETDEGPVGLQLVGPAFGEETIIRAGSALA comes from the coding sequence ATGAGCCACGACGCGTTCATCACCGACGCCGAGATCGAACCGACGGGGTCGGGACCGCTGGACGGCCGGACCGTCGCCGTCAAGGACAACATCTCGACGGCGGGCGTCCGGACGACCTGCGGGTCGGCGATGCTCGAGGAGTACGTCCCGCCGTACGACGCGACCGTCGTCGAGCGGCTGAAGGAAGCGGGTGCCACCGTCGTCGGCAAGACGAACATGGACGAGTTCGGGATGGGGACGACGACGGAGACGTCGGCGTTCGGGCCGACCGAGAACCCGGCCGCAGAGGGCCGCGTCCCCGGCGGTTCTTCCGGTGGGTCGGCGGCCGCCGTCGCCGCCGGGGATGCCGACCTCGCGCTCGGCTCCGACACGGGTGGCTCGGTGCGCTGTCCGGCCGCCTTCTGCGGCGTCGTCGGCATCAAACCGACCTACGGGCTGGTCTCCCGCTACGGGCTGGTCGCCTACGCCAACTCCCTGGAGCAGATCGGCCCGCTGGCGCCGACCGTCGAGGAGGCGGCCGAACTGCTGGACGTCATCGCCGGCGACGACGACCGCGACGCGACGACCCGCGAACCGCCCGAGGGTCTCCCGGAGAGTTACGCCGACGCCGCCGACGGGGACGTCGAGGGACTCACGGTCGGCGTCCCGACCGAACTGCTGGAGGGCGCCGACGAGGGCGTCCGCGAGACGTTCGAGGCCGCCCTCGAGGACCTCCGCGACCAGGGAGTGACCACCGAGGAGGTGTCGCTGCCCTCCGTCGAGACGGCCGTCCAGGCCTACTACGTCATCGCGATGTCGGAGGCCTCCTCGAACCTCGCGCGGTTCGACGGCGTCCGCTACGGCCCCGCAACCGAGGCCGAGGGCGACTGGAACGAGGCCTTCGCCGCCGTCCGCGAGGCGGGCTTCGGTGAGGAGGTCAAGCGCCGAATCCTCCTCGGCACCTACGCGCTGTCGGCCGGCTACCACGACAAGTACTACAAGCAGGCCCAGGACGCCCGCGCGTGGGTCGAGCAGGACTTCGATTCGGCCTTCGAGTCGGTCGACGTGCTGGCGTCGCCGACGATGCCGGTGCCGCCGTTCGAGATGGGCGAGAGCCTGGCGGACCCGCTGCAGATGTACCTCGCCGACGCCAACACCGTCCCGGTGAACCTGGCGAACCTGCCGGCGGTCTCCGTGCCGGCCGGGGAGACGGACGAGGGTCCGGTCGGCCTCCAGCTCGTCGGCCCGGCCTTCGGCGAGGAGACGATCATCCGGGCCGGCTCCGCGCTGGCCTGA
- the gatC gene encoding Asp-tRNA(Asn)/Glu-tRNA(Gln) amidotransferase subunit GatC has translation MTADEDAGDSATVDEAEVRHVASLARVNLDEAEVERFAGQFADILEYFEALDDVPDVDADAELANVMRPDEVREGLTQEEALRNAPETEDGRFKGPRVS, from the coding sequence ATGACAGCAGACGAGGACGCCGGCGACTCGGCGACCGTCGACGAGGCGGAGGTCAGACACGTCGCCTCGCTCGCCCGCGTGAACCTCGACGAGGCGGAAGTCGAACGGTTCGCCGGGCAGTTCGCCGACATCCTCGAGTACTTCGAGGCGCTCGACGACGTTCCGGATGTCGACGCCGACGCCGAGTTGGCGAACGTGATGCGGCCCGACGAGGTCCGCGAGGGACTCACCCAGGAGGAGGCGCTGCGGAACGCCCCGGAGACCGAGGACGGCCGGTTCAAGGGTCCGAGGGTCTCATGA
- a CDS encoding transcription initiation factor IIB gives MTDTTVRRDQSEEERAEAKAEESEDETACPECGARLESDTERGETVCSECGLVVEEDEIDRGPEWRAFDSAEKDEKSRVGAPTTKMMHDEGLSTNIGWQDKDAYGNSLSSRQRQKMQRLRTWNERFRTRDSKERNLKQALGEIDRMASALGLPENVRETASVIYRRALDEDLLPGRSIEGVATASLYAAARQANTPRSLDEVSNVSRVGKDEIARTYRYVVRELGLEIEPADPKSYLPRFASDLDLSDEVERRARQLLDSAAEAGVHSGKSPVGLAAAAIYAASLLCNEKVTQNEVSEVANISEVTIRNRYHELLEAEKDLEV, from the coding sequence ATGACAGACACCACCGTCAGACGGGACCAAAGCGAGGAGGAGCGGGCCGAAGCCAAGGCAGAGGAGAGCGAAGACGAGACCGCCTGCCCCGAGTGTGGCGCCCGCCTGGAGTCGGACACCGAGCGCGGGGAGACGGTCTGCAGCGAGTGCGGGCTCGTCGTCGAGGAAGACGAGATCGACCGCGGGCCGGAGTGGCGGGCCTTCGACTCCGCCGAGAAGGACGAGAAATCGAGGGTCGGCGCCCCGACCACGAAGATGATGCACGACGAGGGCCTCTCGACGAACATCGGCTGGCAGGACAAGGACGCCTACGGCAACTCCCTGTCGAGCCGCCAGCGCCAGAAGATGCAGCGACTCCGCACCTGGAACGAGCGGTTCCGGACGCGGGACTCGAAGGAACGGAACCTCAAGCAGGCGCTCGGCGAAATCGACCGCATGGCGTCGGCGCTCGGCCTGCCCGAGAACGTCCGCGAAACCGCCAGCGTCATCTACCGCCGCGCCCTCGACGAGGACCTCCTCCCCGGCCGCTCCATCGAGGGTGTGGCGACGGCGTCGCTGTACGCCGCCGCACGCCAGGCGAACACCCCCCGGAGCCTCGACGAGGTGTCGAACGTCTCCCGGGTCGGCAAGGACGAGATCGCCCGCACCTACCGGTACGTGGTCCGCGAACTCGGTCTCGAAATCGAGCCGGCGGACCCCAAGAGCTACCTCCCGCGGTTCGCCAGCGACCTCGACCTCTCCGACGAGGTCGAGCGCCGCGCCCGCCAGTTGCTCGACAGCGCTGCCGAGGCCGGCGTCCACTCCGGGAAGTCGCCGGTCGGACTCGCCGCGGCCGCCATCTACGCCGCCTCGCTGCTGTGCAACGAGAAGGTGACACAGAACGAGGTCAGCGAGGTGGCGAACATCTCGGAGGTCACCATCCGCAACCGCTATCACGAACTGCTCGAGGCCGAGAAGGACCTCGAGGTCTGA
- a CDS encoding NUDIX hydrolase, with product METTRHFVATCYVVCDGATLLHEHEKLDMWLPPGGHVDRDELPHQTALRETHEETGLRPDLVADAGPYDTAQATSLPRPAALLLEDIDTHEDGRVAHQHVDFVYFAECDGRTVDPVGRDEADADAWTWFEPADLDARADDLAVDVRDLGKRAIETVA from the coding sequence ATGGAGACGACCCGTCACTTCGTCGCCACCTGCTACGTGGTATGCGACGGCGCGACCCTGCTGCACGAACACGAGAAGCTCGACATGTGGCTGCCGCCGGGCGGCCACGTCGACCGCGACGAACTCCCCCACCAGACGGCGCTGCGCGAGACCCACGAGGAGACGGGACTGCGGCCGGACCTCGTCGCCGACGCCGGTCCCTACGACACCGCCCAGGCCACGTCGCTGCCCCGGCCCGCAGCGCTCCTCCTCGAGGACATCGACACTCACGAGGACGGCCGCGTCGCACACCAGCACGTCGACTTCGTCTACTTCGCCGAGTGCGACGGTCGCACCGTCGACCCCGTCGGCCGCGACGAAGCCGACGCCGACGCCTGGACGTGGTTCGAGCCCGCCGACCTGGACGCCCGCGCCGACGACCTCGCCGTCGACGTCCGCGACCTCGGCAAACGCGCCATCGAGACTGTCGCCTGA